The following proteins come from a genomic window of Rubinisphaera margarita:
- a CDS encoding serine/threonine protein kinase translates to MSSTDHDQNDESQDSGLESATQVSPSTSSTSSPAQDLSGVVLGEFRLLRRLGKGGMANVYLAEQTALNRHVAVKVMKSDLVSDETYLDRFKTEAMAAANLNHVNIVQVYTIGEADGYHYIAQEYVQGMNLRDFIRRKGPPELPVALHIIRQIASALQKAGEAGIVHRDIKPENILISRKGVVKVADFGLAQLTLGGERMHLTQEGVTMGTPLYMSPEQVKGNKVDHRSDLYSLGVTCYHMLAGRPPFRGQTAIAIAMKQVNAQPAPLHKRRPDLPKRVCDMVHKMIAKKTTDRYTDAGEVLLEIRQIMRTLQGSKDEIAVTAFEDSTGSLSEVVTQPRTKAASDSSAFNWTRYVLLGLLFLIVGGGLGWFARPRLPQNPPLQATQRSTPREQFADAMLAGSSEDAWKALREFHRTSEERWRAEVRLAILYLNQGRYDEAGKIFENFIEQGAADKFNLVPVGFAGRAVIASLKRDYATSDRILSENSQRITEHLDGPMKPLVQETVRQNQAHLEKPRITLEKLFPEELPTQES, encoded by the coding sequence ATGAGTTCCACGGATCACGATCAGAACGATGAGTCTCAGGACTCCGGCCTTGAATCTGCCACCCAGGTTTCGCCTTCCACGAGTTCGACTTCGAGCCCCGCTCAGGATCTGTCTGGAGTGGTTCTGGGTGAGTTTCGTCTGCTCCGTCGCCTCGGCAAGGGGGGCATGGCCAATGTCTATCTGGCGGAACAGACCGCACTGAACCGGCACGTCGCGGTGAAAGTGATGAAGTCGGATCTGGTTTCGGATGAGACCTATCTCGATCGCTTCAAGACCGAAGCGATGGCCGCCGCGAACCTGAATCACGTCAACATCGTGCAGGTTTATACGATTGGCGAGGCGGACGGCTACCACTACATCGCCCAGGAATACGTTCAGGGAATGAACCTGCGCGATTTTATCCGTCGCAAAGGGCCACCCGAACTGCCCGTTGCGCTGCACATCATCCGGCAGATCGCCTCGGCTCTGCAGAAGGCCGGAGAAGCCGGTATCGTTCACCGCGATATCAAGCCGGAAAACATTCTGATCAGCCGCAAAGGTGTGGTGAAAGTCGCCGACTTCGGACTGGCTCAACTCACTCTGGGCGGCGAACGGATGCACCTGACTCAGGAAGGCGTGACGATGGGCACGCCGCTCTACATGAGTCCGGAGCAGGTGAAAGGCAACAAAGTCGATCATCGCAGCGACCTCTACTCGCTCGGCGTCACGTGCTACCACATGCTTGCCGGACGACCGCCGTTCCGTGGACAGACAGCGATCGCCATCGCGATGAAGCAGGTGAATGCCCAGCCCGCTCCCCTGCATAAGCGGCGGCCCGATCTGCCGAAGCGGGTCTGCGATATGGTCCACAAGATGATCGCTAAGAAGACGACCGATCGGTACACCGACGCCGGCGAAGTGCTGCTGGAAATCCGCCAGATCATGCGGACGCTGCAGGGCTCGAAAGACGAAATCGCCGTCACGGCGTTCGAGGATTCGACCGGCAGCCTGAGTGAAGTGGTGACCCAGCCACGGACGAAGGCGGCTTCAGATTCCTCCGCGTTCAACTGGACACGCTACGTTCTGCTGGGATTGCTGTTCCTGATTGTCGGCGGTGGCCTCGGATGGTTCGCCCGGCCGCGACTGCCGCAGAATCCGCCGTTGCAGGCGACTCAGCGAAGCACGCCCCGCGAACAGTTCGCCGACGCCATGCTCGCCGGCAGCAGCGAAGATGCGTGGAAGGCGCTCCGCGAATTTCATCGCACGTCGGAAGAACGCTGGCGAGCCGAAGTGCGGCTGGCGATTCTGTATCTCAATCAGGGGCGCTACGACGAAGCCGGCAAGATCTTCGAAAACTTCATCGAGCAGGGAGCAGCCGACAAGTTCAATCTCGTCCCCGTTGGCTTTGCAGGGCGAGCCGTGATTGCCTCGCTCAAACGGGACTACGCGACTTCCGATCGGATCCTCTCGGAGAACTCTCAGCGGATCACCGAACACCTCGACGGACCGATGAAACCGCTCGTGCAGGAAACGGTTCGCCAGAATCAGGCTCACCTTGAGAAGCCCCGCATCACGCTGGAGAAACTCTTCCCGGAAGAGCTGCCGACGCAAGAATCGTAA